AAAATTCCTGTGGTCTGTTAATGTTAATCCTAAATTATCTACGACGTGAACATTatcctaaaataaaaatacacaaaatcagGATTGGCTCCgaggctcatgacttaaaactTCAAGAAACTTATCTGAAATATCATATAacctttatttacataaatggtGATTAAATATAATGTTACAATAACTTTATCGCATAAATGCATCATATGTTGATTTATACACACAACCTTACCCCCTGTTATTTGGATAATTTGGCTATTATTTGTATTCAAAGTTTTGACCAGAGTGGCTTTTCATCCAGGCTTAAGGACCAGAATTACAAATATATCACTAATATGGAAGAAACTGTTTCAGCAATTGTAACTGGGAATATTTTCAGTGAAATAGCAAATACTAATCCTATGGCCCAACTGACATCTTTCTTGacattgtataaatataaatatgactaTATACTTGAGAAATtcgttggaaaaaaaaaagaaaatcacatttGGCAGATGAGTATCATTAGCAGCTATAACAGTAGTGTAGTTGGTGTGATACTACTGACGAACTGCGTAACGAAACAATTGCACGAGTTTCCCCATATTTATGTGGcataaaataaacctttaaaagtACATACACATGTTGAGTTCGTGATCTGGTACCACAATCACTAATCAATTCTCATATCctactgaatgaaaatgtactCCTTTTCAGCTCATCTTCAGTCATGGAAGCTTTTACAATCCTtgcaataaattaaaacatgagagacagaaaaaaagcgGGCTGGAAAAAAACATCCTTTCACTTTTTAGTTCTTCCGCATTGTTCAACATTCGTGCAAAAGTTGTGTGGATAAAAACGGCTGTTCGTCTGCTGCACATAGCAGGGAGGACATTTCATATTCATCAGCACAGAAAATAGACGCCCGGTACAGAAAATGACTGGGCCAGGTCTCAATCGTCCACCTCAATCTCTTCGTCCTCTTCGGAGAACTCGTCTGTGGTTTGGCCCCGGGATGAAGGCGGCGACTGAGGGAAGACTCTGAGGCCGTGCGCTCTCGGCGACGCGCTCGGTGATATCGGAGCCGACCCGCCGTGCGCATCGTCGATGTCCTCCATAGATACAAGTTTCTGCAGCGTTTGCGGGGGAATCTTCTTCAGCGACTCGACATCTGCCTTCATCTCCTCCAGATCTCTCTTGAGCTTAGCTCGTCGGTTCTGAAACCAGGTGATGACCTGTGCGTTGGTGAGGCCGAGTTGCTGAGCGATCTGATCACGGTCAGCCGGCGAGAGGTACTTCTGGTACAGGAAGCGCTTCTCTAACTCGTAGATCTGATGGTTGGTGAAGGCCGTGCGCGACTTCCGCCGCTTTTTCGACACCTGCCTCTGGCCGAAAGCGTTCATGTGTTCGCGACCTGCCAATTAatcatggaaaaaaatatataggttaaaaagacagaaagtaaaACAAGTTTAATTTCTGTGCTGATACAGGCGGCCGTGATTTTCGTGCGCATGTGCGTGTTAGGCCGCAGTTCTTCAGTCCAGCTGCAAAACATCTGCTCTTTGACAAAAATAGGAGTGTGTCCAAAACAACCCTGCAATTAATTGCGAAGCATTTTCCAAAGTATTTCACAAGTCAATCAAAAATTAAGCAACAGTTTCTAACAAACCCCACTGATCACCAAACATGCTCCTGATCACCTCCTGACATCTCTGTATCAAGGACAGTGTGCAGTTTAAGCAGTAAGGATCCCGAGCAGAATTAGTTCACGCACTGATCATCTTAAAATCGGATTTATTATGCTTAAACCATAGTCTAATAAATTAGATACATAtatgttattaaatattacattaaaaaatacatttaaaataaagttatgaCCAAAGTTAAACGTAGGAAAGtagttcttctttttttttattttatataaagaatACTGTTATTATTCACAGCAGGATTATTGatcaataataatgacaacGCATACACAATGGTACTATGAGCCTAGATGTCATGGAAGttagcatatttttattttgcagcaTTTAACCAAATGTCACATTCGCGACAGAGtgtccacagagagagagcgcgactTTTTAAGCGTTTAATAATGTTCTCGGTCATGTTTCTGACACTCGAACAAAGTGTTGATTACCTTCTGCCGCTTGTATAACGCTGACTTCAAGCCCTTTAAAAGTTTTGCTTGCTAGCTCCTCCAGGGCGCATAAGGGTGAGGACGGAGTGCTGAGGCCGTTCCGAACAGCGTTCGCTCCCGTTACCTTCTCAAGCACGCGCGGCGGACACAGATTCGTCACCGACTTCTTCACGGACGGCTTGTTTAAGATGTCCTCAATACTAAACGGAGTTAGAGGCTTGTTGGAGTTAGCGGGGGGCGGCAGCTGATCTAAAGGACCCCGTCTCCTCTCCTCGCTGCCCGATTGCAACACCGAGCCAGTCTTCATGTCTTTACTGGAGGTCATTGCAGTCCTATAAGAAAGTGTTCAGAAAAAGTTTTCTATTTTGAGCAACAGCCACGATCGCTTCTTTCTGCATAAACCCTGCTTTCTCCCAGGTCCGTGTCGTTGTCTTTTAAACGCAACCGCTGACAATCTTCGGTCTGAGGTGTTGGTCCGAAAACACCATTGCTTCAGGAGGAGTGCGCTGCGCACTCACAGGCACCCGAGTCCCAGTCCGCTTGTAGCAATCCCACTTTTTTCGAAGAGCCCCATGAATTTGTTTGGGAAGTGAAAATGACACTGGCCACAGGGGCCGAGTCGCTACACACAAAAATAAGCTGAAGCGCAGAAAACAGGAGAGATCAAGCGACCGCTAACGAGTTGTTGTTGATTGGGCGAAGTTCAATTAGAGAAACTCTACGCAACTTGCTGACCCTCTGCTCCGTCTTAAAGGGCCAGACCCTAATAATTAATTGGACGCAAGAATAGGAGGAGTTTCCCCCCGCGGTGATGGCGAAGTTTTAAGAGAAGGGAGATAGCGAGAGATGTTTATACATCTGACACCCCACTCCTACTTAGGACGGACCACGTGCTCCACGCGCCTCCATCTCTGAAAAAGGAGAGTGTGCTCATTACAAGAATACCACCAGCGTTCCCTAGACTCAATTAGTAAAGACGATGTGTGCGTTCTTGCCAAGAAGTTCTGCAAAGTAGAGTGATTTCATTATTGCCGaggttaattatttaaatatcaggTGCGAAGATGGAAACCTAATACCCAATTACCATTATATGACCGGagagtataataataataataataataataataataataataataataataataataataataataataataataataataatcatcatcatcataataacaacaacaacaacaacaataataataataataataataataataataataataataataataacacggTACTTAGCATTTCAAACAACaaagatgatgataataatagcCAAGCCAGAAATAGGCTGataataaacttttaaattCGATACCCATAGTACAAATGTGTGCCAAACATCGCGTTTCTTTAttcaaatgtaatgtaaatgtaatgaaatttaatttcaaCACCAgttttcaacaacaacaaaaaaaataataattaacaaaacataaaatgtcAACGGGCTTAGTAAGATGGGTAAACACTGCCTAGTGAGAAGTTGCGCGTATTAAGCTTGTGTATAATGATCTCAGtaaatattctttctttctttctttctttctttctttctttctttctttctttctttctttcttttcttttcttttttttctgtacaaatAGGCAAACAGAGATCGTCTGGAGATGATTATAAGTGGACATTTCACGGAAGGTTTAAGTTACCCTGCAGATGcaccataattttttttaaatatcacgCCGGTAATCGTGAGTGCAGAACGGTGCGTTTCTCCTTTTATGAGCAGGTAAGAAGCAGAGCGCTTTTCTTAGTCTTGTGCCTGTATTTACAACTGAAAACGTGAGTATAAGGCTTCAGCTGATACTGCGTTGTCTGCATGGTAACCTATAGACGTCGTGAAGCACAGGTAAGTGTCACACATGTAGTTTAATAACTGTGCGATGCTAGAACGTCCGTAAAtaatttgatgtgttttttgtgtgtctgtatttgtatattctgatgatgatgatgatgatgatgattaacaacaacaacagcaacaagaacaacaacgacaataataataaccgCCCAGTGTATACATGTTATATATCtattcctttattattattattattattattattattattattattattattattgttgttgttgttgttgttgttgttgttgttgttgttgttgttgctgctggtggtggtgatgttaaatatttatattttgcaatgtatttatttattcttgttaTTAGCCTATTTAGTGTGTAAACGTTTTTTATTTGGCaaataataaaagcacacaACTTGACATGGATTCGGTTTCTATCGTTTTTTTGAATAGGCTTATATTAATTCTAAAATAACTTATATACACAGTactttatgaaaaaaatatatctatgTATAGAGCGAGGACGAACTTAGTGTTTGCAGCCTTTTGAGCTGATCTAAGAAAAATATGTAATTTCGTCAGACATGACAGAGGCAAAGGGATGTCGAtatccgaaaaaaaaaaatcctgcattcGGCGTTTAATAATCGTTCATAGTGATAGCTGTTTGCCTTACACGAGCCGCCGGCGATGCAATGACGAGTTTGCCGACACATCGCATTGTCCATGCCAGGAGCACCATATGGTGACATGAGGAGAGGGACCAAAGCAAGCCAAAAGCTCAGCAAACAGCACGACATTCTATTAGAGTACATCC
The Tachysurus vachellii isolate PV-2020 chromosome 13, HZAU_Pvac_v1, whole genome shotgun sequence genome window above contains:
- the lbx2 gene encoding transcription factor LBX2; the encoded protein is MTSSKDMKTGSVLQSGSEERRRGPLDQLPPPANSNKPLTPFSIEDILNKPSVKKSVTNLCPPRVLEKVTGANAVRNGLSTPSSPLCALEELASKTFKGLEVSVIQAAEGREHMNAFGQRQVSKKRRKSRTAFTNHQIYELEKRFLYQKYLSPADRDQIAQQLGLTNAQVITWFQNRRAKLKRDLEEMKADVESLKKIPPQTLQKLVSMEDIDDAHGGSAPISPSASPRAHGLRVFPQSPPSSRGQTTDEFSEEDEEIEVDD